The following proteins are encoded in a genomic region of Phragmites australis chromosome 9, lpPhrAust1.1, whole genome shotgun sequence:
- the LOC133929673 gene encoding UPF0481 protein At3g47200-like — protein sequence MEAAKRAALEEFCRVASRPRDVVRGKIVSLAGAARRCYADDRKLARMDDGCFADIMLSDGCFLLQFMASMCPDNPDAPPEADPLMSRAEVHTHVDAIARDILLLENQVPWLVLEALMEFSPHVPVDKFLALMASAFDVGNNPTQQALAGETEHDQPPPPHLLGFFHRRQVGAARTQSLRVPSLSSVSSTAVELAEMGVKLTVTKTKKFGDMTMSKRRHSLGLFGELSLAPVVLNDLTACWLLNMAAHEACLGATRADNFAVSSYVSVVALLVNRPEDVQELRGKGIIVSALSDRQTLRFFKKLARELRVGHRYYDVFERLEEYRRERWVWIAVHRFLYKNAKTIVAVLSVVGVLAGLFKTILSLKQPQR from the coding sequence ATGGAGGCGGCCAAGCGCGCCGCCCTGGAGGAGTTTTGCCGGGTGGCGAGCCGGCCCCGTGATGTGGTCCGAGGAAAGATCGTCTCTTTGGCGGGAGCCGCCCGCAGGTGCTACGCCGACGACCGCAAGCTCGCTCGTATGGACGACGGTTGCTTCGCCGACATTATGCTTTCGGACGGCTGCTTCCTGCTGCAGTTCATGGCCTCCATGTGCCCCGACAACCCCGACGCTCCGCCGGAGGCGGACCCACTAATGTCCAGGGCCGAGGTGCACACCCACGTTGACGCCATCGCGCGTGACATCCTGCTGCTCGAGAACCAGGTCCCCTGGCTCGTGCTCGAGGCCCTCATGGAGTTCAGTCCTCATGTGCCAGTGGACAAGTTCCTCGCTCTGATGGCGTCCGCCTTCGATGTCGGCAACAACCCAACCCAGCAGGCTCTGGCCGGAGAGACAGAACATGAccagccgccgccaccgcatCTCCTCGGCTTCTTCCACCGCCGTCAGGTGGGCGCGGCGCGCACCCAGAGCCTCCGCGTCCCGAGCCTCTCTTCCGTGTCCAGCACCGCGGTGGAGCTCGCCGAGATGGGCGTGAAGCTGACCGTCACCAAGACCAAAAAATTCGGGGACATGACCATGTCCAAGCGCCGTCACAGCCTCGGCCTCTTCGGCGAGCTCTCCCTGGCGCCGGTGGTCCTGAACGATCTGACCGCGTGCTGGCTCCTCAACATGGCGGCGCACGAGGCATGCCTGGGCGCGACGCGCGCCGACAACTTCGCCGTCAGCTCCTACGTCTCCGTCGTGGCACTCCTCGTGAACAGGCCCGAGGACGTGCAGGAGCTGCGCGGCAAGGGCATCATCGTTAGCGCGCTCAGCGACAGGCAGACGCTGCGATTCTTCAAGAAGCTCGCCAGGGAGCTGCGCGTCGGCCACCGCTACTACGACGTCTTCGAGCGCCTCGAGGAGtacaggcgggagaggtgggtGTGGATCGCCGTGCACAGGTTCCTGTACAAGAACGCCAAGACCATCGTCGCCGTGCTCTCCGTCGTCGGTGTGCTCGCGGGGCTCTTCAAGACCATCCTCTCTCTCAAGCAGCCCCAGCGGTAA